The proteins below are encoded in one region of Neoasaia chiangmaiensis:
- the mdtN gene encoding multidrug transporter subunit MdtN, whose protein sequence is MERVHISGKKPLGIVIAAICVIVAIVFGIHVAHEDSAYPSSDDASIDAEVVHMAATVGGRLIELHARVNQSVHKGDLLYRLDSEPYDLTVRQAAANLALADAEVENQRRLVAVKAANAASAGDQVTRAQANRDLAARTVERLKPLAGHAYIPWQQYDQARVALHDADVSLAQAKQQAAAAGIAIGDLKSSLAAQAASQAALDHARYERRQTDVRAPVDGFVASLRVRPGEVLAPSQVLFTLIANDAWYATANIREVDLGAVRPGDCATVYSMLDRKQALRAHVESIGWGVLSTDSAGIARSLPLVPREMDWVHVAQRFPVRIRIDRADPNLLRLGATASVEIRHGAACH, encoded by the coding sequence ATGGAGCGCGTGCATATCTCCGGCAAAAAGCCGCTGGGCATCGTTATCGCGGCGATCTGTGTCATCGTCGCGATCGTCTTCGGCATCCATGTCGCACATGAGGACAGCGCCTATCCGTCGTCCGACGATGCCAGCATCGACGCCGAAGTCGTGCACATGGCCGCGACGGTCGGCGGCCGACTGATCGAACTCCATGCACGCGTCAATCAATCCGTGCACAAGGGGGACCTGCTCTATCGGCTGGACTCTGAGCCCTACGACCTCACCGTGCGTCAGGCCGCAGCGAACCTCGCGCTCGCGGATGCGGAAGTGGAGAACCAGCGCCGCCTCGTCGCCGTGAAGGCCGCCAACGCCGCCAGCGCCGGCGATCAGGTCACGCGTGCGCAGGCCAACCGCGATCTTGCCGCACGCACCGTCGAACGGCTCAAGCCACTGGCCGGGCACGCCTATATTCCCTGGCAGCAATACGATCAGGCGCGCGTGGCCCTGCACGATGCCGATGTGTCTCTGGCACAGGCGAAGCAGCAGGCCGCCGCCGCCGGAATCGCCATCGGAGACCTGAAGAGTTCGCTGGCAGCCCAGGCCGCCAGCCAGGCCGCGCTCGACCATGCGCGTTATGAGCGGCGCCAGACCGATGTCCGCGCGCCGGTGGATGGTTTCGTGGCCAGCCTGCGCGTCAGACCCGGCGAGGTGCTGGCTCCGTCGCAGGTGCTTTTCACGCTGATCGCCAACGATGCATGGTATGCCACCGCCAATATCCGCGAGGTCGATCTCGGCGCGGTGCGGCCGGGCGACTGCGCGACCGTCTATTCCATGCTCGACCGCAAACAGGCACTTCGCGCGCATGTCGAAAGTATCGGGTGGGGCGTCCTGTCCACGGATTCCGCCGGCATCGCACGCTCGTTGCCGCTCGTCCCGCGTGAGATGGACTGGGTGCATGTCGCGCAGCGCTTCCCGGTCCGCATCAGGATCGATCGGGCCGATCCCAACCTGCTGCGGCTCGGGGCCACGGCATCCGTCGAGATCCGGCATGGCGCGGCCTGCCACTAA
- a CDS encoding YtcA family lipoprotein encodes MHRLTPRQLCWAPVAMLAACAPGGAPTFPLVGAYFPGWMMCGLIGIATAVGLRVAFVLTGIDAVLSFRLFTYVALGTIAALAVWVLAFGP; translated from the coding sequence ATGCACCGCCTCACGCCGCGCCAGCTCTGCTGGGCACCCGTCGCCATGCTGGCCGCCTGCGCGCCCGGCGGCGCGCCGACTTTCCCGCTTGTCGGCGCCTATTTTCCGGGCTGGATGATGTGCGGCCTGATCGGCATCGCAACCGCCGTGGGGTTGCGGGTCGCATTCGTGCTGACGGGCATCGACGCGGTCCTGAGCTTTCGTCTTTTCACCTATGTCGCGCTCGGCACCATTGCCGCGCTGGCGGTATGGGTGCTGGCCTTCGGACCCTAG
- a CDS encoding acyl-CoA dehydrogenase family protein, which yields MTHPVIPEGAWRPQAGLDALLRTTRMMGDDLSPGEDGEDEHATANLLQKLMNLGALTAGLPVENGGFGLCDSRDGALPLRDLLRHIGRISLSLGRCLEGHVNVIRLVALYGSPDQRAELARSVRRGMLAGIWVTDGDPPVHVTPAGDGFALSGVKGFASGVRLAGLALMTARLPSDETVMVLVPVGDPARIRRGPGILTGMMASGTGAYDVTGVSIGPGAIVGRPGDYLRQPEFSAGAWRGAAVALGGLDRLIDLMRTELLARERDGNPHQQVRFGQALIARETAALWTRQAALAAYDTTSDPGDVSGVVNLARLAVERAGLDVMELVQRGLGLSTFIRGRPVERVMRDLATYLRQPAPDESLTEAAAWFMQHEWPEGAA from the coding sequence ATGACTCATCCAGTCATACCAGAAGGGGCATGGCGGCCCCAGGCCGGTCTGGACGCCCTGTTGCGGACCACGCGCATGATGGGCGACGACCTGTCACCCGGCGAGGACGGCGAGGACGAGCACGCGACCGCCAATCTCCTGCAGAAGCTGATGAATCTCGGCGCATTGACAGCGGGACTGCCAGTCGAGAACGGTGGTTTCGGCCTGTGCGATTCCCGCGATGGCGCATTGCCGCTGCGCGATCTGCTGCGTCACATCGGCCGGATCAGCCTGTCGCTGGGGCGCTGTCTGGAAGGACATGTCAATGTCATCCGGCTGGTGGCGCTCTATGGCAGTCCGGATCAGCGTGCCGAACTGGCGCGGAGTGTGCGCCGGGGGATGCTTGCCGGCATATGGGTGACGGATGGCGATCCACCGGTGCATGTCACGCCCGCCGGCGACGGCTTTGCGCTAAGCGGCGTGAAGGGGTTCGCCAGTGGCGTGCGGCTGGCTGGTCTGGCGCTGATGACGGCGCGTTTGCCGTCGGACGAGACGGTCATGGTGCTGGTGCCGGTCGGCGATCCGGCCCGCATCCGGCGCGGTCCGGGCATACTGACCGGCATGATGGCCAGCGGGACCGGTGCCTACGATGTCACGGGCGTCTCGATCGGGCCGGGCGCGATCGTGGGGCGGCCGGGCGATTATCTTCGGCAGCCCGAGTTTTCCGCCGGGGCATGGCGTGGCGCCGCCGTGGCGCTGGGTGGGCTCGATCGGCTCATCGATCTTATGCGCACGGAGCTGCTTGCGCGTGAGCGGGACGGCAACCCGCATCAGCAGGTCCGGTTCGGCCAGGCGCTGATCGCGCGGGAGACGGCGGCACTCTGGACGCGGCAGGCCGCTCTCGCGGCTTACGATACGACGAGCGATCCCGGCGATGTTTCGGGCGTGGTCAATCTGGCGCGCCTTGCCGTGGAACGGGCCGGGCTGGATGTCATGGAACTGGTGCAACGCGGGCTCGGGCTTTCGACCTTTATACGTGGGCGCCCGGTGGAACGGGTCATGCGTGATCTCGCGACCTATCTGCGCCAGCCGGCACCGGACGAATCACTGACGGAGGCCGCCGCATGGTTCATGCAGCATGAATGGCCGGAGGGCGCTGCATGA
- a CDS encoding PIG-L deacetylase family protein — MKVGDILAAFDRLPFGALEAIAPGTALVVAPHPDDESLGCGGFIAEAVRQGRPPVVVIVTDGAGSHPASKAWPRERLVARRRQEAREAVAELGLAEDRIVFLGLQDTAAPTEGADFEKAVDALKTLADRFDCDTVLAPWRHDPHGDHEAAWFMACALTHRYPARRLLAYPVWGLTLPPEQEIEERPPHGWRLDMRQHMAAKHRAVAAHVSQRGLLIDDDPDGFILPVRLLERIIRPFEVFIEP, encoded by the coding sequence ATGAAGGTCGGGGACATTCTGGCCGCGTTCGATCGCCTGCCGTTCGGAGCTCTGGAAGCGATCGCGCCCGGCACGGCGCTGGTCGTTGCACCGCATCCGGATGACGAGAGCCTGGGCTGCGGCGGGTTCATTGCCGAGGCCGTCCGTCAGGGGCGTCCGCCTGTTGTTGTGATCGTGACCGATGGCGCCGGATCGCATCCGGCATCGAAGGCCTGGCCGCGCGAACGCCTGGTCGCGCGGCGGCGGCAGGAAGCGCGCGAGGCGGTCGCGGAACTGGGCCTTGCGGAGGACCGGATCGTCTTTCTCGGGCTGCAGGACACGGCGGCCCCGACGGAGGGGGCGGATTTCGAGAAAGCAGTCGACGCCCTGAAAACGCTTGCCGACCGCTTCGATTGCGACACGGTTCTGGCGCCATGGCGGCACGATCCGCACGGCGATCATGAGGCGGCGTGGTTCATGGCGTGCGCGCTGACGCACCGTTATCCGGCGCGGCGGTTGCTGGCCTATCCGGTCTGGGGCCTCACGCTGCCGCCGGAACAGGAGATCGAGGAACGCCCCCCGCATGGCTGGCGGCTGGATATGCGTCAACATATGGCGGCGAAACATCGCGCGGTGGCGGCGCATGTCAGCCAGCGCGGCCTGCTGATCGACGATGACCCCGACGGCTTCATCCTGCCGGTCAGGCTTCTGGAGCGGATCATCCGCCCTTTCGAGGTCTTCATCGAACCATGA
- a CDS encoding SAM-dependent methyltransferase, with protein sequence MSHDSWTSDIFENLFRSRPDPWALADSPYERDKLAHLLRNLPERPVRLALELGCAIGVTTRNLASRCDRVVAVDAAQSALAAARQRCAGLENIVFREAFLPGGFPVRDAEGCDLIVVSEILYFLSEADVAELASRVMASAAQDAVILLVNWTGETDTPCTGDQAATTFVTACRAHGWRRDRAERRASYRLDRLVRPRT encoded by the coding sequence ATGAGTCATGACAGCTGGACCTCGGACATCTTCGAAAACCTGTTCCGGTCGCGCCCCGACCCCTGGGCACTGGCGGACAGTCCCTACGAGCGGGACAAGCTGGCGCACCTGCTGCGCAATCTCCCGGAGCGCCCCGTTCGTCTTGCGCTGGAGCTGGGATGTGCGATCGGTGTCACGACCCGTAACCTTGCATCGCGCTGTGATCGTGTCGTTGCGGTGGACGCGGCGCAGAGCGCGTTGGCGGCGGCCCGACAACGCTGCGCGGGACTGGAAAACATCGTGTTTCGCGAGGCTTTCCTGCCCGGCGGCTTTCCCGTCAGGGATGCGGAAGGTTGCGATCTTATCGTCGTGTCGGAAATCCTGTATTTCCTCAGCGAGGCCGATGTCGCGGAACTGGCGTCGCGCGTCATGGCCAGCGCTGCGCAGGATGCCGTCATCCTTCTGGTCAACTGGACGGGCGAGACCGATACGCCCTGCACGGGCGATCAGGCGGCTACAACGTTCGTCACGGCGTGCCGGGCGCATGGATGGCGGCGTGATCGCGCGGAACGAAGGGCATCGTATCGTCTGGACCGGCTTGTTCGGCCGAGGACATAG
- a CDS encoding glycosyltransferase, giving the protein MPWYDDSMHLTAGHLNISQSIIRRYRIVAIPACNEAVHIATCLKALAAQQAIRPHAVVIWINNSTDGTLQCVEALAPRLPFTVHVRTVDYAASEASAGRARRDAMACAASLAPEDALLFTTDADGAVAPDWMRRTLAAFARYKVGAVFGRALLFPHEASSIPAHLQVDDDAEQAYAAALERISAQLAPDWHDPWPRHAEHSGASIAVTRTAWAAVGGIPDVASSEDRAFYQALRQGGFPARHAPDVFVYVSARVVGRARGGMAETIARRLIAQDPFIDDALETVAERMRRIRRHVIGMTVHPPIRRADLPRHHARALRVLARLQRMRDAASMSSAEQAGPDDTMPFVPRDHAAIHAPGTP; this is encoded by the coding sequence ATGCCGTGGTACGACGACTCAATGCATCTGACCGCCGGTCACCTCAATATCAGCCAATCGATCATCCGCCGTTACCGTATCGTCGCCATACCGGCCTGCAACGAGGCAGTGCATATCGCCACCTGCCTCAAGGCACTGGCCGCGCAACAGGCCATCCGGCCGCATGCCGTCGTGATCTGGATCAACAACTCCACGGACGGGACGCTTCAGTGTGTGGAAGCGCTCGCACCGCGCCTGCCCTTCACGGTGCATGTCAGGACCGTGGATTATGCCGCGTCGGAGGCCAGCGCCGGTCGCGCGCGCCGCGATGCCATGGCCTGCGCCGCGAGCCTCGCGCCGGAAGACGCCCTGCTGTTCACGACGGATGCTGACGGCGCTGTCGCGCCGGACTGGATGCGCCGCACGCTGGCGGCTTTCGCACGCTATAAGGTTGGGGCCGTTTTCGGGCGTGCCCTGCTGTTCCCGCATGAGGCGTCGAGCATCCCCGCGCATCTGCAGGTCGACGACGACGCCGAGCAGGCCTACGCCGCGGCGCTGGAGCGGATCAGCGCGCAACTCGCCCCCGATTGGCATGATCCATGGCCGCGCCACGCGGAGCATTCCGGCGCGAGCATCGCCGTGACGCGCACGGCATGGGCTGCGGTCGGCGGCATACCGGACGTCGCCAGCAGCGAAGATCGCGCCTTCTATCAGGCGCTTCGCCAAGGCGGCTTTCCTGCGCGCCATGCGCCGGATGTGTTCGTGTATGTGTCAGCTCGCGTGGTCGGTCGTGCCAGGGGTGGCATGGCCGAGACGATTGCGCGGCGCCTGATCGCGCAGGACCCCTTCATCGACGATGCGCTGGAGACGGTGGCCGAGCGCATGCGGCGAATCCGCCGCCATGTGATCGGCATGACGGTGCATCCCCCTATCCGGCGCGCCGATCTGCCCCGTCATCATGCCCGTGCGCTGCGTGTCCTGGCGCGCCTGCAACGAATGCGCGACGCCGCGTCTATGTCCTCGGCCGAACAAGCCGGTCCAGACGATACGATGCCCTTCGTTCCGCGCGATCACGCCGCCATCCATGCGCCCGGCACGCCGTGA
- a CDS encoding cryptochrome/photolyase family protein, with product MRTLRLVLGDQVSRHVAALRDLDTERDVVMMCEVQDEIAYVPHHRQKIVLILSAMRYFRDELRREGATVHYVTLDEPGNSGSFTGELKRAIEKFTPQQVVVTAPGEYRVWDAMRHWEATFGLPVEIRRDDRFICTATRFRQWARQRQSLRMEFFYRDMRRETGLLMDGDRPEGGAWNFDAENRKPWPKRETPPARRRFPPDTITREVMALVERHCPDTFGTLDAFDWAVTRQGALDALDDFVIHSLPFFGRSQDAMKRDAPFLHHGLISAYLNIGLLTARETCQRVEQAYRDGHAPLNAAEGFIRQIIGWREYIRGVYWLKMPTYAHGNALEATRPLPWLYWSGETTMECMAQSIGQTRDHAYAHHIQRLMVTGNFALIAGIAPVEVERWYLAVFIDAYEWVELPNTHGMVLFADDGLLSSKPYAASGAYINRMSDYCGACVHDVKKRQGDGACPFNFLYWDFMLRHEDRLAHNPRMALAYKNVARLPPAERDAIRAQARSFLDDLPTRPAP from the coding sequence ATGCGCACATTACGCCTCGTTCTCGGCGATCAGGTCAGCCGCCATGTTGCCGCCCTGCGCGATCTCGATACGGAACGCGACGTCGTCATGATGTGCGAGGTGCAGGACGAAATCGCCTACGTTCCGCACCATCGGCAGAAGATCGTGCTGATCCTCAGCGCCATGCGATATTTCCGGGATGAGTTGCGGCGCGAAGGCGCGACCGTGCATTACGTGACACTCGATGAGCCCGGCAACAGCGGCAGCTTCACCGGCGAGCTTAAACGCGCCATCGAGAAATTCACGCCGCAACAGGTGGTCGTCACCGCACCGGGCGAGTATCGCGTGTGGGACGCCATGCGCCATTGGGAGGCGACATTCGGTCTGCCGGTCGAAATCCGGCGCGACGATCGGTTCATCTGCACTGCCACACGCTTCCGCCAATGGGCGCGACAGCGGCAGAGTCTGCGCATGGAGTTCTTCTATCGCGACATGCGGCGCGAAACCGGTCTGCTGATGGACGGCGACAGGCCCGAAGGCGGGGCCTGGAACTTCGATGCCGAGAACCGCAAGCCATGGCCGAAGCGGGAAACGCCGCCCGCCCGTCGGCGCTTCCCGCCCGATACCATCACGCGCGAGGTCATGGCGCTGGTCGAACGGCACTGCCCGGATACGTTCGGCACGCTCGACGCCTTCGACTGGGCCGTGACACGGCAGGGCGCGCTGGACGCGCTGGACGACTTCGTCATCCATTCCCTGCCCTTTTTCGGGCGCTCGCAGGATGCGATGAAGCGCGACGCGCCTTTCCTCCATCACGGATTGATCTCCGCCTACCTGAATATCGGGCTCCTGACGGCACGCGAGACCTGCCAGCGCGTGGAACAGGCCTATCGCGACGGCCATGCCCCGCTGAACGCCGCGGAAGGTTTCATCCGGCAGATCATCGGCTGGCGCGAATACATCCGTGGCGTCTACTGGCTGAAAATGCCCACCTACGCCCACGGCAACGCCCTGGAGGCGACCCGCCCGCTGCCGTGGCTCTACTGGTCTGGTGAAACAACCATGGAATGCATGGCGCAAAGCATCGGCCAGACGCGCGATCATGCCTATGCCCACCATATCCAGCGATTGATGGTGACCGGCAATTTCGCGCTGATCGCCGGTATCGCACCTGTCGAGGTCGAGCGGTGGTATCTCGCGGTTTTCATCGACGCTTACGAATGGGTGGAACTGCCCAACACGCACGGCATGGTACTGTTCGCCGATGACGGCCTGCTGAGTTCCAAGCCCTATGCCGCCTCCGGCGCCTATATCAACCGGATGTCGGATTACTGCGGCGCCTGCGTGCATGACGTGAAGAAACGACAGGGCGACGGCGCCTGTCCGTTCAACTTCCTCTATTGGGATTTCATGCTGCGGCATGAGGACAGGCTGGCACACAACCCGCGCATGGCACTGGCCTACAAAAACGTGGCGCGCCTGCCGCCTGCGGAGCGCGACGCCATCCGGGCACAGGCGAGATCGTTCCTCGATGACCTGCCGACACGCCCTGCGCCCTGA
- a CDS encoding MFS transporter: MTPIPAPASRLAAQSTRLAFLIAGFAGAAWAPLIPYVKLRCGFDDRHLGLLLLCLGLGSITTMPVAGVLAGRFGCRWIIAVAVAVVACALPVLAFSGAPIVIAVALALFGAGIGSIDCAINLQAIIVERACGRAMMSGFHGLFSVGGLLGATGASGLLGLGLSPLSTAFILTGLIVVAGIAAVPGLLSGPLGAGEGPVFALPRGVVLALGAMCFIVFLAEGAAIDWSAVFLTTVRHVAVRYGGLGYVAFACTMTAGRLYGDRLVGRFRGRTLVVAGGLLAAAGMLLVATVPLWPLTLAGYAMVGAGCANIVPVLYSAVGRQRRMPEHLAVSAITTLGYAGILIGPAALGFVANAASLALALAAVGVMLVGVAVMGMLLRRSLLEGR, translated from the coding sequence ATGACGCCTATCCCTGCACCTGCTTCGCGACTGGCCGCTCAATCGACACGGCTTGCCTTTCTGATCGCGGGATTCGCGGGGGCGGCATGGGCACCGCTCATCCCTTATGTGAAACTTCGATGCGGGTTCGACGATCGGCATCTCGGGTTGCTGCTGCTCTGTCTGGGGTTGGGTTCGATCACGACCATGCCGGTTGCGGGCGTGCTGGCGGGCCGGTTCGGATGTCGGTGGATCATTGCCGTGGCGGTCGCCGTCGTGGCCTGCGCGCTGCCGGTTCTCGCCTTTTCCGGCGCGCCGATTGTCATTGCCGTCGCATTGGCGCTTTTCGGGGCGGGCATCGGGTCGATCGATTGCGCCATCAATCTCCAGGCCATCATCGTCGAACGTGCCTGCGGGCGCGCCATGATGTCCGGTTTCCACGGGCTGTTCAGTGTCGGCGGCCTTCTGGGCGCGACGGGCGCCAGTGGCTTGCTCGGTCTTGGGCTCTCGCCGCTCTCTACCGCCTTCATCCTAACCGGGCTGATCGTGGTGGCCGGCATCGCGGCGGTGCCGGGCTTGCTGTCGGGGCCGCTCGGTGCCGGTGAAGGTCCGGTATTTGCCTTGCCGCGCGGTGTTGTGCTGGCGCTGGGGGCCATGTGTTTCATCGTTTTCCTGGCCGAGGGCGCGGCGATCGACTGGAGTGCCGTGTTTCTGACCACGGTGCGTCACGTGGCGGTGCGCTATGGCGGACTGGGCTACGTTGCTTTCGCCTGCACGATGACTGCTGGCCGATTGTATGGCGACCGGCTGGTCGGGCGGTTTCGGGGGCGGACACTGGTTGTTGCCGGTGGTCTGCTGGCCGCGGCGGGGATGTTGCTGGTTGCGACTGTACCGCTGTGGCCCCTGACGCTGGCCGGATATGCCATGGTCGGCGCCGGGTGCGCGAATATCGTGCCGGTGCTGTATTCCGCCGTGGGGCGGCAGCGGCGCATGCCGGAGCATCTCGCCGTTTCCGCCATAACGACGCTTGGCTATGCCGGCATTCTCATCGGTCCGGCGGCGCTTGGTTTCGTCGCCAACGCGGCAAGTCTTGCGCTCGCGCTCGCCGCTGTCGGGGTGATGCTGGTGGGCGTGGCCGTCATGGGGATGTTGTTGCGGCGTTCGCTTCTGGAGGGACGCTGA
- a CDS encoding LysR family transcriptional regulator — translation MTDWDDVRYFLAVARGGSVRAAAGHLGVNHSTVLRRIAQLEKHLGTHTFEKLPAGYRLTAAGEEILEFANQMETSSHQLETRVFGRDQSVRGLLRITLPPFLATHLLMPDLADFARMHPDIELEIVPTGAVANLTNREADVAIRIVLNREKLPPNLHGLIGPTLSSGIYMSHDRLTSWRAGVPGPIRWIVINNDGLPGWVHEGEVRTTGALFRTPDAETQIVAARQGIGMTKLPCFVGDADPLLVRVPGTDLHGHGTLWLLMQGETRRTKRVRLFTEFVSRRLAAYTPLLAGLSISRD, via the coding sequence ATGACCGATTGGGACGATGTTCGCTACTTCCTGGCCGTCGCGCGCGGTGGCTCGGTGCGGGCTGCGGCGGGGCATCTGGGGGTAAACCATTCAACCGTGCTGCGCCGCATTGCCCAGCTTGAGAAACACCTCGGGACGCATACGTTCGAAAAACTGCCTGCGGGCTATCGCCTGACGGCAGCGGGCGAGGAAATCCTCGAATTCGCGAACCAGATGGAAACGTCGTCGCACCAACTGGAAACGCGCGTTTTCGGTCGCGACCAGAGTGTGCGCGGGCTTTTGCGCATAACGCTGCCGCCGTTCCTCGCGACACATCTGCTTATGCCGGATCTTGCTGATTTTGCCCGCATGCATCCAGACATCGAACTGGAGATCGTGCCGACCGGCGCGGTCGCGAACCTGACGAACCGGGAAGCCGATGTCGCGATCCGTATCGTACTGAACCGGGAAAAGCTGCCGCCCAATCTTCACGGCCTGATCGGCCCCACATTGTCCAGCGGCATCTATATGTCCCACGATCGCTTGACGTCATGGCGTGCGGGTGTCCCCGGCCCTATCCGCTGGATCGTCATCAACAATGACGGTCTTCCCGGTTGGGTTCACGAAGGAGAGGTTCGTACCACAGGGGCTCTGTTCAGGACCCCGGACGCTGAAACGCAGATCGTCGCAGCGCGGCAAGGGATCGGCATGACGAAACTGCCGTGCTTCGTCGGCGATGCCGATCCGCTGCTGGTCAGGGTGCCCGGCACCGACCTGCACGGGCATGGAACGCTCTGGCTTCTCATGCAGGGGGAGACACGCAGGACGAAGCGCGTGCGGCTCTTCACCGAGTTCGTATCCCGCAGGCTCGCCGCATACACCCCACTTCTCGCCGGGCTATCTATATCGCGCGACTGA
- a CDS encoding SDR family NAD(P)-dependent oxidoreductase — MGKLEGKVAVITGGSSGLALASARQFVEEGAYVFITGRRQEVLDEAVRLIGRNVTGVRGDAANLDDLDRLFDTVKREKGRIDVLYASAGTGEALPLGEITEQHFDATFNLNARGTLFTVQKALPLFNDGGSIFMTGSVASIKGFPGYSVYAASKATLHAFARGWLNELKSRNIRVNVLHPGPIATPMQDQVLTPEAKQMFESLIPRGTMGRPEEIAAAALFLASDESSFVNGVELSVDGGFSAI; from the coding sequence ATGGGAAAGCTTGAGGGTAAGGTTGCCGTCATCACCGGTGGATCAAGCGGGCTGGCGCTGGCGAGCGCCAGGCAGTTCGTTGAGGAAGGTGCCTATGTGTTCATCACGGGCCGGAGGCAGGAGGTGCTGGACGAGGCCGTCAGGCTGATCGGTCGGAACGTGACCGGCGTACGCGGCGACGCGGCCAATCTGGACGACCTCGACCGCCTGTTCGACACGGTCAAGCGGGAAAAGGGCAGGATCGACGTCCTGTATGCGAGCGCTGGCACGGGCGAAGCCCTCCCGCTGGGCGAGATTACCGAGCAGCATTTCGATGCGACCTTCAACCTGAATGCGCGCGGCACGCTGTTCACGGTCCAGAAGGCGTTGCCGCTGTTCAACGATGGCGGGTCGATCTTCATGACCGGCTCGGTGGCCTCGATCAAAGGTTTCCCCGGTTACAGCGTGTACGCAGCAAGCAAGGCGACGCTGCACGCCTTCGCACGCGGGTGGCTCAACGAACTGAAAAGCCGGAACATCCGGGTGAACGTGCTGCACCCGGGGCCGATCGCCACACCGATGCAGGACCAGGTTCTCACGCCAGAAGCAAAGCAGATGTTCGAATCCCTGATCCCGCGGGGAACGATGGGCCGTCCCGAGGAAATTGCGGCGGCCGCGCTGTTTCTTGCTTCAGACGAGTCCAGCTTCGTGAACGGGGTGGAACTGTCTGTCGACGGTGGTTTCTCGGCCATCTGA
- a CDS encoding NADPH-dependent F420 reductase yields MNYAIIGFGKIGQALAHAFARRNIDVTVASRRSSEALAPQARAIGPTVVARSLREALEADTIILAVPFEQHREVAKALPDWKGKTVIDAMNSLAPLEEMDGLLSSVYAAKAFSGANYVKAFNHLIAATLATDPVVEGGHRVVFLSSDDEDATAPVAALARQLGFAPVKLGKLDEGGALVHARGRVWGPLIFQDLFRKE; encoded by the coding sequence ATGAACTACGCGATTATAGGTTTCGGCAAGATAGGCCAGGCTCTCGCCCACGCCTTCGCCCGCAGGAACATCGACGTAACCGTCGCGAGCCGCCGGTCGTCCGAGGCGCTGGCGCCGCAGGCTCGGGCAATTGGCCCCACGGTGGTTGCCAGGTCGTTGCGGGAAGCACTTGAGGCCGACACCATCATTCTTGCTGTCCCGTTCGAGCAGCACCGGGAGGTTGCGAAGGCCCTGCCGGACTGGAAAGGCAAGACGGTCATCGACGCGATGAACTCGCTGGCTCCCCTTGAGGAGATGGACGGTCTCCTGTCCTCCGTGTACGCTGCGAAGGCGTTCTCCGGCGCCAATTACGTGAAAGCGTTCAATCACCTGATTGCAGCCACTCTGGCGACCGATCCGGTCGTCGAAGGCGGCCACCGGGTCGTCTTTCTGTCGAGCGACGACGAGGACGCGACCGCTCCCGTCGCGGCCTTGGCCAGACAACTCGGGTTCGCACCCGTCAAGCTGGGAAAACTCGACGAAGGTGGCGCGCTGGTGCATGCACGCGGCCGCGTTTGGGGACCGCTCATTTTCCAGGATTTGTTCAGGAAGGAGTAG